From a region of the Salvelinus alpinus chromosome 2, SLU_Salpinus.1, whole genome shotgun sequence genome:
- the LOC139568010 gene encoding uncharacterized protein: protein MTDHHLKLNLGKTELLFLPGKDCPFHDLAITVDNSIVSSSQSAKNLGVILDNTLSFSTNIKAVARSCRFMLYNIRRVRPCLTQEAAQVLIQALVISRLDYCNSLLAGLPACAIKPLQLIQNAAARLVFNLPKFSHVTPLLRSLHWLPVEARIRYKTMVLAYGAVRGTAPQYLQALIRPYTQTRALRSSTSGLLASLPLRKYSSRSAQSKLFAALAPQWWNKLPHDARTAESITTFRRHLKPHLFKEYLG from the coding sequence atgacggatcaccacctcaagctgaacctcggcaagacggagctgctcttcctcccggggaaggactgcccgttccatgatctcgccatcacggttgacaactccattgtgtcctcctcccagagcgctaagaaccttggcgtgatcctggacaacaccctgtcgttctcaactaacatcaaggcggtggcccgttcctgtaggttcatgctctacaacatccgcagagtacgaccctgcctcacacaggaagcggcgcaggtcctaatccaggcacttgtcatctcccgtctggattactgcaactcgctgttggctgggctccctgcctgtgccattaaacccctacaactcatccagaacgccgcagcccgtctggtgttcaaccttcccaagttctctcacgtcaccccactcctccgctctctccactggcttccagttgaagctcgcatccgctacaagaccatggtgcttgcctacggagctgtgaggggaacggcacctcagtacctccaggctctgatcaggccctacacccaaacaagggcactgcgttcatccacctctggcctgctcgcctccctaccactgaggaagtacagttcccgctcagcccagtcaaaactgttcgctgctctggccccccaatggtggaacaaactccctcacgacgccaggacagcggagtcaatcaccaccttccggagacacctgaaaccccacctctttaaggaatacttaggatag